In Caldisericum sp., a single genomic region encodes these proteins:
- a CDS encoding 4Fe-4S binding protein → MSDFLKTGYLTKEDIISNFPTIEQISNHAVAISECVQEIPCNPCVSSCPTGAISMDDIKDPPKINYEACIGCGKCVMVCPGLALFLVRKNDSDYEVTLPYEMLPLPKKGDEVYLLNRLGERVGVGFVTKVIKVERDTQSSIVTVSFKEQDLIYEVRNIEVIHG, encoded by the coding sequence ATGAGTGATTTCTTGAAGACAGGCTATCTTACAAAGGAAGATATAATTTCTAATTTTCCTACAATAGAGCAAATCTCTAATCATGCAGTTGCTATAAGCGAATGTGTGCAGGAAATCCCTTGTAATCCCTGCGTTTCGTCGTGCCCAACCGGTGCAATTTCTATGGATGATATAAAAGACCCACCAAAAATTAACTATGAAGCGTGTATTGGTTGTGGAAAATGTGTAATGGTATGTCCAGGGCTTGCGCTGTTTCTTGTTAGAAAAAACGATTCAGATTACGAAGTTACATTGCCTTACGAGATGTTGCCTCTTCCCAAAAAGGGAGATGAAGTGTATTTGCTTAATCGACTTGGAGAAAGAGTAGGGGTTGGTTTCGTTACTAAGGTTATTAAGGTTGAGCGTGATACCCAATCTTCAATTGTAACCGTCTCATTTAAAGAACAGGACTTAATTTATGAAGTGAGAAATATAGAGGTAATCCATGGATAA
- a CDS encoding (2Fe-2S)-binding protein, with amino-acid sequence MDKKNVIICRCEDVTYEDIIKAYNEGYRDIESLRRHLKVGTGPCQGKTCIPLLQRILFELNKEFPQNVTVRPPETPVPFGIFLKEEKK; translated from the coding sequence ATGGATAAGAAAAATGTAATTATCTGCAGATGTGAAGATGTAACATATGAAGATATTATCAAAGCGTATAACGAAGGATACAGGGATATCGAGTCCCTGAGAAGACATCTTAAAGTAGGAACGGGTCCCTGCCAGGGAAAGACATGTATTCCACTTCTGCAAAGAATTCTTTTTGAACTCAACAAAGAATTTCCACAAAATGTTACTGTTCGTCCACCTGAAACACCGGTCCCATTTGGCATCTTCTTAAAGGAGGAGAAAAAATGA
- a CDS encoding FAD-binding oxidoreductase, whose amino-acid sequence MKNYDVLIIGGGITGLSTAYYLVRNGVKNVAIVEKNYVGSGSTGRCGTGIRQQFTTREHIVLMRESVKIWQYWEESLPLPIHFRQGGYLWLLRSEKALEEYKNHVKLQNLFGVPSRIIGREEIKEIVPDINLEGVLGASWCPTDGSAYPQDVLDSLRVFLKENGVSIFDYEEVKDFVVVSGKITEVITNKERYNVDAVLLATGADTKRLANKLDIDIPLENYKHQIVVSEPLKIFLSPMVVDGALYFTQTYRGRIIGGTDTNEPPQDDLTPTFAFVKKFTEELLRVFPKLSSVRLMRQWAGFYVVSPDKHPIIGPTPISNLYIGTGYSGHGFMLGPIVGKLLAHYITHGMFFLEEANNLTLDRFKEGKLIVEKAVIG is encoded by the coding sequence ATGAAAAACTATGATGTTTTGATAATCGGTGGTGGCATAACTGGGCTTTCAACTGCATACTATCTTGTAAGAAACGGTGTAAAGAATGTTGCGATCGTTGAGAAAAATTATGTTGGCTCAGGTTCAACAGGGCGATGTGGCACAGGCATAAGACAGCAATTTACAACAAGAGAACATATTGTACTAATGAGAGAGTCAGTAAAAATCTGGCAATACTGGGAAGAAAGTTTACCTTTGCCTATCCACTTCAGGCAGGGTGGGTATCTGTGGCTTTTAAGAAGTGAAAAGGCACTTGAGGAGTATAAAAATCATGTAAAACTCCAGAATTTGTTTGGTGTGCCAAGTAGAATCATTGGAAGAGAAGAGATAAAGGAAATTGTTCCTGATATAAATCTTGAGGGTGTTTTAGGTGCATCCTGGTGTCCGACTGATGGTTCTGCATATCCCCAGGATGTTCTTGATTCTTTAAGAGTTTTCTTGAAGGAAAATGGTGTTTCAATATTTGATTACGAAGAAGTTAAAGATTTTGTAGTTGTCTCGGGGAAAATTACAGAGGTTATCACGAATAAAGAGAGATATAATGTAGATGCAGTTTTGCTTGCAACTGGTGCAGATACAAAGAGATTAGCAAATAAATTGGATATTGATATCCCTTTAGAAAATTACAAACACCAAATAGTTGTTTCTGAGCCATTAAAGATATTCCTTTCTCCAATGGTTGTTGACGGTGCACTTTACTTCACTCAAACTTACAGAGGAAGGATTATTGGAGGTACTGATACAAATGAGCCTCCTCAAGATGACTTAACTCCGACATTTGCGTTTGTTAAAAAATTTACAGAAGAACTTTTGAGAGTTTTCCCAAAACTTTCTTCTGTAAGACTTATGAGGCAGTGGGCAGGTTTTTATGTGGTATCACCGGATAAGCATCCGATTATTGGCCCAACGCCCATATCCAATCTTTACATTGGCACTGGTTATTCCGGGCATGGCTTTATGCTTGGTCCAATTGTTGGAAAACTTCTTGCTCACTACATTACGCATGGGATGTTTTTCCTTGAAGAGGCAAACAACCTTACTCTTGATAGGTTTAAAGAAGGAAAGTTGATTGTCGAAAAGGCTGTAATCGGATAA
- a CDS encoding PAS domain-containing protein, translating to MDKDKELLESYRVVVKALKEFFGENVEIVLHTLLDNQSTIIAIENGHITGRKIGDSLTEAGKYVIEKLKGGLDYFGPYESLSYKRKKLRSITIGIRNRNNDLIGLLCLNMDLSNIEVMNKFTSFFLTFQESKREVLSKITSLDYDEAIERAFNEVYSILSSKSSSNKIDNFTIVSELYRRGFFKLKNSVSFVANKLGISIYTVYAYLRKLEKGV from the coding sequence ATGGATAAAGATAAAGAATTACTTGAAAGTTACAGAGTTGTTGTAAAAGCACTAAAAGAATTTTTCGGCGAAAATGTCGAGATAGTATTGCATACACTTCTTGATAACCAATCGACAATAATTGCAATTGAAAACGGTCACATTACAGGGCGTAAAATAGGCGATTCGTTAACAGAGGCAGGAAAATATGTAATAGAGAAATTAAAAGGTGGTCTTGATTACTTTGGTCCTTACGAGAGCCTCTCTTACAAGAGAAAAAAACTTCGTTCTATTACGATAGGCATCAGAAACAGAAATAACGATTTGATTGGTCTTCTGTGTCTGAATATGGATCTTTCAAACATAGAAGTGATGAATAAATTTACATCATTCTTTCTCACATTCCAGGAATCAAAACGAGAAGTCCTCAGTAAAATTACTTCTCTTGATTACGATGAAGCAATAGAGCGTGCTTTCAATGAGGTTTATTCGATTCTTTCTTCAAAAAGCTCTTCTAACAAAATTGATAATTTTACTATTGTTTCTGAACTTTACAGGCGCGGATTTTTTAAACTCAAAAATTCAGTAAGTTTTGTAGCAAACAAATTAGGCATTTCAATTTACACAGTCTATGCCTACTTAAGAAAATTAGAGAAAGGGGTGTAG
- the sucC gene encoding ADP-forming succinate--CoA ligase subunit beta, translating into MNLQEYQSREFFKKFGIPVVTGEVASTPEEALSVAKRIGLPVVLKVQVLVGGRGKAGGVKVAKTEDDVVKIANELLSMEIKGLKVKKLLVAKAVNILKEFYVGFTVDRSSKRNVLIVSDAGGVDIEEVAKNSPQKIFKIYVDPIMGLFSYEAKKASIHLTKDVNIAPKIADTIEKLYKVYISLDANLAEINPLAVVEGNEVLALDAKVSVDDNAMFRHPELEGLYEPSEEEKLELEAKSKGFTYIKLNGNIGCLVNGAGLAMATMDLIKLFGGEPANFLDIGGSSSPEKVASAIEMITRDKNVKAILINIFGGITRCDDVANGLLKALEMTKVNVPIVVRLTGTNEDKAREILKDTPLIYTDSMVDGVKKVVELVK; encoded by the coding sequence ATGAATCTTCAAGAGTATCAATCAAGGGAATTTTTTAAGAAGTTTGGCATTCCTGTCGTAACCGGGGAGGTTGCAAGCACACCCGAGGAGGCGTTGAGTGTTGCAAAGAGAATAGGGCTGCCTGTTGTATTAAAAGTGCAAGTCCTTGTTGGAGGGCGTGGCAAGGCAGGTGGTGTAAAGGTTGCAAAGACAGAGGACGATGTTGTAAAAATTGCAAATGAACTTCTGTCGATGGAGATAAAGGGTTTAAAGGTTAAAAAACTTCTTGTTGCAAAGGCTGTAAATATTCTTAAAGAATTTTATGTGGGTTTTACAGTTGATAGGTCAAGTAAAAGAAATGTGTTGATTGTTTCTGACGCAGGTGGAGTTGATATAGAAGAAGTTGCAAAAAATTCACCCCAAAAGATCTTTAAAATTTATGTTGATCCTATTATGGGTTTGTTTTCCTATGAAGCGAAAAAAGCTTCAATTCATTTAACTAAAGATGTAAATATTGCACCGAAGATTGCAGACACAATTGAAAAGTTGTACAAAGTATACATATCGCTTGATGCAAATCTTGCAGAGATTAACCCTCTTGCAGTAGTCGAGGGTAATGAAGTATTAGCGCTTGATGCAAAAGTTTCTGTTGACGACAATGCAATGTTTAGGCACCCCGAACTTGAGGGACTTTATGAGCCTTCTGAAGAAGAAAAGCTTGAACTTGAAGCAAAATCAAAAGGCTTTACATATATAAAACTAAACGGCAATATCGGTTGTCTTGTTAACGGTGCAGGGCTTGCTATGGCTACTATGGACCTCATTAAGCTTTTCGGCGGAGAACCTGCAAATTTCCTTGATATTGGAGGCTCATCTTCTCCTGAAAAAGTAGCAAGTGCAATAGAAATGATTACAAGAGATAAAAATGTAAAAGCAATTCTCATAAATATCTTTGGTGGAATTACGCGTTGCGATGATGTTGCAAATGGGTTATTAAAGGCGCTTGAAATGACCAAGGTAAATGTTCCAATAGTTGTTAGGCTTACTGGCACAAACGAGGATAAGGCACGAGAAATTCTTAAAGATACACCTCTTATCTATACCGATTCAATGGTTGATGGCGTGAAAAAAGTAGTGGAACTTGTAAAGTGA
- the sucD gene encoding succinate--CoA ligase subunit alpha, with the protein MSILVDENTKVIVQGITGRDGSFHAKAMLDYGTKVVGGVTPYKGGSDVYGIPVFDTVEEAVNKTSANATVIFVPAKFAEDAIYEAVNAGIKLIVTITEGIPVQSMIKAVEYVNMKGARLIGPNCPGIISVGKAKLGIMPGNIFKKGRVGVVSRSGTLTYEIVKHISDSGLGETTAVGIGGDPVIGMKFIDILKEFKNDPETEAVVLVGEIGGSDEEDAADFIEKEFNKPVVSFIAGRASPKGKRMGHAGAIVTPNTRTAEEKVAYLESKGIRVGKTPVEVAEILKEILGNGKK; encoded by the coding sequence ATGAGTATTCTGGTTGATGAAAATACAAAAGTAATAGTGCAGGGAATAACCGGAAGAGATGGTTCTTTCCATGCAAAAGCAATGCTTGACTATGGCACAAAAGTTGTCGGTGGGGTTACGCCATATAAAGGTGGAAGCGATGTTTATGGTATTCCTGTTTTTGATACTGTTGAGGAGGCAGTTAACAAAACTTCCGCAAACGCAACTGTTATTTTTGTCCCGGCAAAGTTTGCAGAGGATGCAATATATGAAGCAGTAAACGCAGGCATAAAACTTATTGTTACTATTACGGAAGGAATACCTGTACAGAGCATGATAAAGGCAGTTGAATATGTTAATATGAAAGGGGCAAGACTTATAGGACCAAACTGCCCTGGTATAATCTCCGTTGGGAAAGCAAAACTCGGCATAATGCCTGGAAATATTTTCAAGAAAGGTCGGGTCGGTGTTGTTTCAAGGTCTGGCACACTTACATATGAAATAGTTAAGCACATCTCTGATAGTGGCTTGGGGGAAACTACTGCAGTTGGTATAGGAGGAGATCCTGTCATTGGAATGAAGTTTATAGATATTTTGAAGGAGTTCAAAAATGACCCCGAGACAGAGGCAGTAGTTCTTGTTGGTGAAATTGGAGGGTCTGACGAGGAAGATGCGGCTGACTTTATAGAGAAAGAATTTAATAAACCCGTTGTCTCCTTTATTGCAGGAAGAGCATCCCCAAAAGGCAAAAGAATGGGGCACGCAGGTGCAATAGTTACACCAAATACACGTACAGCAGAGGAAAAAGTTGCATATCTTGAAAGTAAAGGTATACGTGTTGGTAAGACACCTGTAGAAGTTGCAGAAATTCTTAAGGAGATCCTTGGAAATGGCAAAAAATAA
- a CDS encoding 4Fe-4S binding protein has protein sequence MAKNNVIINKEFCKGCGICVSVCPAKILRIGEDFKVEVTDTEKCMGCGMCEVYCPDFAIVIKKEVKV, from the coding sequence ATGGCAAAAAATAATGTAATTATCAATAAAGAATTTTGTAAAGGCTGTGGAATTTGTGTTTCTGTTTGCCCTGCAAAGATTCTTCGCATAGGAGAGGATTTTAAGGTCGAAGTTACTGACACTGAAAAGTGTATGGGATGTGGAATGTGCGAGGTATACTGTCCCGACTTTGCAATTGTAATTAAAAAGGAAGTGAAAGTATGA
- a CDS encoding 2-oxoacid:acceptor oxidoreductase subunit alpha — translation MKELVISGNDAVAYGAIYAGCRFFAGYPITPSTDLAERMANLLPKNGGVFIQMEDELGSISAIIGASLAGKKAMTATSGPGFSLMQEGIGFASYSEIPVVVVDVQRVGPSTGIPTYPAQGDVMQARFGTHGSHPIIVVYPYSVQESYELIVEAFNLSEKYRTPVIFLSDEVIGHMREKVRLTQDLKVFERQKPTVPKEEYLPYDPNYDIPPFANFGEGYRFHITGLTHDETGFPTSNPVKAEALIERLHRKIYKNIDDIGRFETFYADDADYLIIAYGATARSAKDAVIELRKKGIKAGLLRPITIWPSLEKPIREIAEGKKVFVFEMNMGQYVLEVERIIKRNVEFFGKENGELITPEEMELCIQRSL, via the coding sequence ATGAAAGAACTTGTGATTTCAGGAAATGATGCAGTTGCATATGGTGCAATTTATGCTGGTTGTAGGTTCTTCGCTGGATATCCGATAACACCTTCAACAGACCTTGCGGAGAGGATGGCAAACCTTTTGCCTAAAAATGGTGGCGTTTTCATTCAGATGGAAGACGAACTTGGGAGCATTAGTGCAATAATCGGTGCATCCTTAGCAGGGAAAAAGGCAATGACTGCAACTTCAGGTCCCGGTTTCTCCCTTATGCAGGAGGGAATAGGTTTTGCAAGTTATTCAGAAATACCTGTTGTGGTGGTAGATGTGCAAAGGGTTGGGCCTTCGACTGGAATTCCAACCTATCCTGCTCAAGGTGATGTAATGCAAGCACGCTTCGGTACTCATGGGTCTCATCCAATTATTGTTGTTTATCCATACTCAGTTCAGGAATCCTACGAGCTTATTGTAGAGGCATTTAATCTATCTGAAAAATACAGAACTCCTGTAATTTTTCTTTCTGATGAAGTCATAGGTCATATGAGAGAAAAAGTTAGATTAACTCAAGATTTGAAAGTTTTTGAAAGGCAAAAACCCACAGTTCCAAAAGAAGAATATCTTCCTTATGATCCCAATTATGATATTCCTCCTTTTGCAAATTTTGGCGAGGGTTACAGATTTCATATAACAGGTTTAACGCACGACGAGACAGGATTCCCAACATCTAACCCGGTTAAGGCGGAGGCTTTAATAGAAAGATTGCATAGAAAAATATACAAAAACATAGATGACATTGGAAGATTTGAGACATTTTACGCAGATGATGCTGACTATCTTATTATTGCATATGGTGCAACTGCAAGGTCTGCAAAGGATGCAGTTATTGAGTTAAGAAAGAAAGGAATTAAAGCAGGACTATTAAGACCAATCACAATCTGGCCATCGCTTGAGAAACCTATAAGAGAAATTGCCGAAGGTAAGAAGGTTTTTGTTTTTGAAATGAATATGGGGCAATATGTGCTTGAGGTAGAGCGTATTATTAAGCGCAATGTAGAATTTTTTGGAAAAGAAAATGGAGAACTAATCACTCCAGAGGAGATGGAATTATGTATACAGAGATCTCTTTAG
- a CDS encoding 2-oxoacid:ferredoxin oxidoreductase subunit beta, which translates to MYTEISLENLRSSKLPHIWCPGCGNGIVLGAILRAIERSKIDKDKIVFVSGIGCAGRSSGYVNFNTLHTLHGRPLAFATGIKLANPELKVIVATGDGDLAAIGGNHFIHTAKRNIDMTVIVFNNFTYGMTGGQVSPTTPDGAYTTTTPYGEIEEPMDISYLAVASGATYVARETIASPFVLEKYILNGILHKGFSLIEAVSSCVTEYGRRNNLEDPAAYIKWLKEKSMPYSKVNTLSIKDGIVVGEFVNEEKEEFTEKYYELVKKVKP; encoded by the coding sequence ATGTATACAGAGATCTCTTTAGAAAACTTAAGAAGTAGCAAGCTTCCTCATATCTGGTGTCCTGGTTGTGGTAATGGGATAGTTCTTGGGGCAATTCTGAGGGCAATTGAGCGCTCCAAAATCGACAAGGACAAAATCGTGTTTGTTTCGGGGATAGGCTGCGCAGGCCGCTCTTCAGGTTATGTAAATTTCAACACCCTGCATACCCTCCACGGACGTCCCCTTGCATTTGCAACTGGTATAAAACTTGCAAACCCTGAACTTAAAGTGATTGTTGCAACAGGTGATGGTGACCTTGCTGCAATTGGAGGAAATCATTTCATTCATACTGCAAAAAGAAATATTGATATGACTGTTATAGTCTTCAATAACTTCACATACGGAATGACAGGCGGGCAAGTATCCCCTACAACACCCGATGGTGCTTATACTACAACAACACCCTACGGAGAAATTGAAGAACCGATGGACATTTCTTACCTTGCAGTTGCATCAGGCGCAACTTATGTTGCTCGTGAAACAATAGCAAGTCCATTTGTGCTTGAAAAATATATCCTGAACGGAATCCTTCATAAAGGCTTTTCATTAATAGAGGCTGTTTCTTCTTGTGTAACCGAATATGGAAGAAGGAATAACCTTGAAGACCCAGCGGCATATATAAAGTGGTTGAAAGAAAAGTCAATGCCTTACTCAAAGGTTAATACGCTTTCAATAAAAGACGGAATTGTAGTAGGAGAATTTGTTAACGAAGAGAAAGAAGAATTCACGGAGAAATATTACGAACTTGTAAAGAAGGTGAAACCATGA
- a CDS encoding 2-oxoacid:acceptor oxidoreductase family protein translates to MRKEIRIAGSGGQGIVLASILLAEASGIYDGKNVVQSQVYGAAARGEMSKADVIISDEEIYFPEVRSPDIVITLSQDAYDEFTNGLKEGSLVILDDFYVRHLKDGIKNFHYPITKVAIDITGSKISSNIVLLGILSGLTGVVTLDALKNVVNERFKNKGELNIKALEKGYEIGAKEANNVKTN, encoded by the coding sequence ATGAGGAAAGAAATACGCATTGCAGGCTCAGGTGGTCAAGGTATTGTTCTTGCAAGCATTCTCCTTGCAGAAGCAAGTGGTATCTATGACGGGAAAAATGTTGTCCAATCGCAGGTTTATGGTGCAGCAGCCAGGGGAGAAATGTCAAAAGCGGATGTTATAATTTCTGATGAAGAAATTTATTTTCCAGAAGTACGAAGTCCAGATATCGTAATTACACTTAGCCAGGATGCATATGATGAATTTACGAATGGTCTTAAGGAAGGCTCTTTAGTAATCCTTGATGATTTTTATGTCCGCCATTTGAAAGATGGTATTAAAAACTTTCATTATCCAATAACTAAGGTTGCAATTGATATTACAGGCAGTAAAATTTCTTCGAATATCGTCCTTTTGGGGATACTTTCCGGATTAACAGGGGTTGTGACCTTAGATGCTCTCAAGAATGTTGTTAATGAGCGCTTTAAAAATAAAGGTGAGTTAAATATCAAGGCATTAGAAAAAGGATATGAAATAGGTGCAAAGGAGGCTAACAATGTAAAAACAAACTGA